The genomic segment TTTCAACACCCACAAACCCTATTGAGATTTTCAACACCCATACTACTAGGCTAAGGATACCCTTACTCTcgatgcaatttttttaatcgGAGTCTGACGAATCCGAATCTTTATGTGCAGTTGcatcttctttcttctctggTTCACCTTGCTTGAATGCGTTGGAGATCTCATCGACTGGAACCACAGGCAGGTAACCAAACACTACATAACCCTTCTGGCTCATCTCCTTAACGAAATGGTTGTACTTCTCTGACCAATGCGCGGCTGTGGGAACAGCCACCTCTGCAACTTTGTGGACCGAAGGATACTGGTCGAGTTTAACCCATACCTTCACAGATTCAGTGAGGAATAAATGCTTGGACTCTGTAGATACATAATGCACAGCTGCACGTGGTCCTCCAGCTTGAAATTCGTTCGCAAGCACTTTGGCCTTTTCCGACGCTTTCTCGATCAAATAGCGTGCTTGGCTCACAACTTGCTTAGCAACAGGAGGAGCACGCTTATCAAACTTGATTGTT from the Populus nigra chromosome 1, ddPopNigr1.1, whole genome shotgun sequence genome contains:
- the LOC133680847 gene encoding REF/SRPP-like protein At1g67360, with product MEVENSKRKDLDLKHLGFVRIAAIQVVVCVSNLYDYAKRNSGPLRSAVGTVEGTVNAVVGPVYEKFKGVPDHLLVFLDHKVDEATIKFDKRAPPVAKQVVSQARYLIEKASEKAKVLANEFQAGGPRAAVHYVSTESKHLFLTESVKVWVKLDQYPSVHKVAEVAVPTAAHWSEKYNHFVKEMSQKGYVVFGYLPVVPVDEISNAFKQGEPEKKEDATAHKDSDSSDSD